GAAAAAGAAGATAAGGGTATTTCATCTAAAACAGGCCCTAAACTTCCACTACCAATACCACTAATGAAAAGTTGATCAATAGACTAACGGGTATCATGAGGAGTGACATCATCTTCAGGAATTATTACTGTGGTTTCAACAAGTTTGGTaagagaaacaaaaagacaagggGAAACTTCAGCTTTGTCATCAGAGACGATGCGTCTCCTAGCTTGTGGCCTCGTCACTAGGGAGcccccatcttcctcttctttagaGTCTTTCTCTTCAACAGCTTTCCTTTTCGAAAaagaacccaagactatttctcgaGCTCTTTCTAAGGAGATACGGGTCCCTGAAGGAGTACAGGTTCCCGAAGAGACACGAGAGGCCGCAACTGCTTCAGgagtaactcctcgaatagcaaatcctgataaaaaaaAGGATGGAAGTTAGCGCaataaagaaatatatatatatatatatatatatatatatatgcgtgaacgatgaaataaaaactcttaccatgagtgtTTACTTTCCAACTGTAACGGTTAGAAAGTGTTCTCTAAGACCTACCATCTATTGGTGCGgtcttcagcaatttatctacccaaccacggaaattgggaatATCCTCCACAACtccccatggttgctaaaaaagggtaaaattagagaagttgataaacttgaagaaaaaaggCATGAGAAGgataaaagacttacgtgcaaaattccacttctcagggaagggaacgttaTCCTCACAAACTAAGCCagcagtgggggcagcaacaaaccggACATACTTTCCATGGTCCTTGTCATCTTTACggctcaccaaaaccctcttactcctagCCACTAGGGTAAAAATGCCATTACGGAAAAGCCTAAAGGATTACAGATGAATCAAGTGAGGGAAAGTAAAGGAAACGTCAGCCATATTggttaaatgcctcaaacaggcaacaaccctccatgtgattgggccaatttgacccaaacagACATTAAAGAAACGATAAAATTCAAGAATGACAGGGTCAATAGCTGATTTGAACCTTAAAGTGAAAGGgtatatataaataaaagagaACCCAATCAAGTaagaagtaattctctgatttggattagggataataatgggaaaatcattactccaatggcAATCTTTGCGAACTACAAGAGTCAAAacttctgtaatttgagtggggtaagcatcagcacgatctaaatcggaaacctggtttctaagagattccctatcatggtaaaaagatagttcTGTAGGGACTATCTCCTCTATTAAAGGCTCACGTAatggttcagaaggttctttacccctagaagaagatttgtgagaaacggaacctctggttctagaagaAGGACCAGAACTAGGAGAAGGTATAGATGAACCACAACCACGAGTAGACCCTAAGCTACGAAACCTTCCTCTCCTTCTATGCCTAATGGGGGCATTAGGGAAGGTATCAACAATGGGAACTCTCCTAGGGTTcgggtttggtgaagacatggCGAAGAAGAATAATGTGAGAAAGAAGTGAACTAAGGTTTGAGGAATTGAGTGTTTAATAAGCTTTATGTGGTAAAAGACAAGgaaagaagttatatttatattaataagcaaccgccaaaggtaaaagtgcagtgatggaaggaccataataatgataactggcacttcgtgaatagtggagccGTAAAAAGACTTGAAAAGGGCTGCAAAACTGCAGAACCAATGGAAAAATGACACGTGTACGaagcattaaatggaagcgacaattaaagcgtcaattttgtcatagcattaatggtgacaaaaatttctcttttaatgaaatccacttcccaaatattcaacggatgaataaatggaaagtggggggactatctgtattgagaaaaaattgtatttaaatataaaggtgacgtgtcgagacacgtaaactggtcaaatagtcaaagaattacaactagccaagaggcacgagttgcaatagATACGACCAAATGGCAGAGAAAGAGGCACGGGAagttattcaaataactcagcgcccgtacctatctaagtcatttatatccgagaatcaaaaggaatgaatctgacaatagaaaagagtgcagatacggcatttaataggcattaaatgtggaatacgttagagaatttgtattgaatgtaaTGATAATGTAAcatagcattcaatgtctttaattactcataatagcctcattatgatttgggcaaaacatatatctccaagatatctataaaagggagatatctgatcaattgtaaggacacgaaacactattggaataaattttggtttacttgtttttctcttgattactctcttgctacctaaattacttccttttatacattcttttgattatcagtaactcgtgttcttctaaattctagctttgactaaaatttcattttttggttaaacagttatATAATTGGATATAGAAGTGAGCACTAGTTTTAACTCTATTTTTTCTTCTAAAGTGATAAAAAGGCGATGCTGAATGAAATTTCACTTTAAATCTTTAAAGTCCAACATTAGTGTATTTGCAATCTCTAAAGACCAAGGGTGGAGCTACACATAATGAAGGGAATTCAATTAGTCATAAAATTGTATTGGGTAAATAGGATCGAAACaaattttgtgtttttttttccaATTGTGTACGGGTAAAATCGGAAATAAAGTTACCTTCGATTTTTCGGTAAATAAAAGAGAGGGAATCACGATCTGGAATGACCTCAATTAAAACCGAGGGGTTTCACGTCTCAGAGGCCGGGGAGGATGAATGGTACATCCGGGTCCAGATAGGGCTGAGCATCGGGTCCGAACAGAGTGAAGGGtcgagaacaagggaaaaatggTTAGGTACGATAAGTGGGGAACCGTAATATCCGCCCTCAATCGGATGTTATAACGTGAATTCCGCCTAATATCAATTGTAGATCAATATTTACTGGAAGAAGACTATTTTTTACCAtatttagacttgtactaggatTGAAACTCCCCTGCTATATAAAGGGGAGAACCTTTTCCATTTTAAAACCATTATTGGCACGAATATCAAAGCAAAAAATGTTTATTTTTGTTATGTAGCTACTGTGCATAGTGTTCGCCAGCGGCTTATTTACTCAGCTGCAACCAAGCCCGACTgaggtcaatttttagttttcatcCAAAAGCCATGCTTAATTGTCTCTTACGCTTGGTTTGATCGTTTTACATCTCTTTACCTTAATTATTTTCTGTTTATAGATTATTCGTGCTAAATCAAATCACGTATCCTTTAAATcgcttacaaatttaattattactcaTTTTAAGAGTAAACAGTTTGGCgaccaccgtggggctaaggataatagtggcgATTTAATACGAATCTCCATAACACAccctattttatatttttttgaagTTTGATTTTAGGTTAGTCTAAAGATTTCAAATTCTCAATCTGTGCACTTGAACGTTGACACCGAGTCAGGCTACCACGGTTAAAACAATAACGTGGCACCCAACAATGACGTACCCCCTGTTGATTCCAATGGTATCCTaattgtcacaccccttttctacTCCCGAAAGATATGTGTATGGATTTGCAGGttagagagtttttccaattaaagtgaccaTTTTGAAATAAGGATTATTTTgtttacagagtcgccacttggaattgattttagGGTGTTCCATGTCAcattttatttgaatccctattcaaaggaagaTTTGACTCTTTTATATCGGTCCGCGAAAACAAAGTTcgaataaggaattttgttgatcggggagaaggtgtaaggcatttttcgagtctcgtggttctagcacggtcgctttatcaACTTAaaacttggcttgaattaattttggacaaaccGTGATTTAAATGATTTTCATGTTTAACCTATTCGCTTCTATTTCtcgattaaattataaaaaaagatTTGGATAAATTACATCGTCATAACCATGCTACGTAAGCGATGCGTGATTGACTAACAAAATTAATTAGCTTATCATAATTGCGCCTCACAAGCGAATCTACAATCACAATAATCAACTATTTGtagtatttttaagaaattactatatttgagaaaattgatTCTTGAATATTAGTAGAAAAAGTTAACTATCGCGCCACGCAAGCGAATCCGCAATTTTAACAAAGGattaactaaattaaaaattaactGAAACTAACTGGTATGATATGAGATTATTGAATTAATTTATTACATGTTAAAAATCACGCTACGCAAGCAATTCTGTGAGATAAAGAGAGCCTACTAATTGCCTAgtgtttaaattaattaattaagaaagagattaaattatttaattaattattcaaGAGGAGAGGATACACTACTATTGAACTTTATTTAACTAACCTATAGCTTGAACTTGCTAGGCTTATGCTTATTGGAATTGCATGACATTAGGCCACTTATTTGATTGTAAAAGAAGGGTTGGTTTATTGATTAAGAAAAGAACTCAGCTTATGGATACTTGATATCAATGAGTCAAATcagtatgttatatatatatatatatatatatatatatatatatatatatatatatataacgaatCCTTGAAGCCTATTAGTAGTTAAACCCCATATCTCTTTTTAAATCCCACAAAATAAACTTTATTTCAACCTAATTACCATAAAACTGACCAAATTTGATGCTAATAACAATTCACCTCAATAAATGATGTAACCGAAACATGATAAAAGCTCACTGATTCTAACGCTAATAAACGAAATAAAGATTCAAGCAAAATTCAACAAGGATATTTTTATAAACTAAAGAAATTAGATTCACATCTACAACATGATTACCTAAAGTAGATTAAGGACTTTTAAGTACAACAAGGTGAGAAATGGACTTTCAAAAACTAGATAACAATAAGTAGAGAGTTATTCTCTAAAAGCATTAACCACGGcatatttacatatttttatacagAGGTACAACTTTTATTCTTAAGCAAAGATCAAGTACAACATGCTTCAGCCATCCAGACAAGTTCGAATCTTCTTATTACTATAAAAAATCTGCAATACAAAGACGTAGGAATTACCTGGTTCGCAGAATAAAAATACAGCAATGAGATGAGCAGAAATAGCTACAAATTAGTAGAAAAACAACAatgaaaatgagcaaaaatagcaGCAGATTCGTATCCAAACAACCCCAAAACCTTAGAGAAGAAGCCCAAAATCAACTCTAAAAGACttattctttttgaaagaattttcACTCTAAGAAGCTCTCAGAAAGCACACAATTTCAGCTTACTTTCATTAAGTTCAACTGCTGATTTTTACTCCTAAATTTGTGTTTTTAGTGTGTAAAAATGTCTAGCAGATGTGTGTTCCAGCAACTCTCAAGGTGTGTGTAAGTGTAAGATAGAgtccctccccctccccccaagtgtgaaagaatgacctctttatgtaaaaaaaaaaaataagtccTTTTGGATAGATTTTGGTTCaccaaaaatctgtccaaaaggACCAACTTTTGTGTGCCAAAACAGTCCACTTTTTACCAAAAATCTAACACAAAGCAAGGTAGTTGTATTTCTTAGCATGCCAAAACAGTAAAAGTAAACTAACATGTACTTATTTCATGATTAACACATTCTAACTTTCAGTTTTACACCAAAACAGTACCACCCTATTTGATTCAAACTAAACCAAGCAAACAAAGCAACTAATCAGTCATCAATTGAACTGCTAAAGCAAACACACTTAGATTGCAACTCGAATGAGGATTCAAATGAACTAGATCAAATTGGTTCAACCCATGCAAGTTAAGATAAAGCGACTAAtattacaatctattatatgacGCAGAAGttaaataaaaattattgaatCGTCGACGAAAGATAACATCGACGAAATGACTTGCTAGATGAACACTGTTTCGATAACACAAAAGATTAGCTTGGTTAATAACAATCTAATAAAAACTAAGTTAGATAGTGATAACCAATTAAATAAACCTGAACCCTAAATAACAAACAACAAACCAaaacagaaaaaaataaaataaaatcagaaattaaCCTACTACTATAAAAAGATCAGAAATTAATTAAAGGGATGAGCTTACATCAATCGAACATGCTTGAACTATTCGAGCCATGAGAAGATGCCGGAGATGTGAAGTTATAGCTGGCCGACCCTGAAACACCTTTTTCACTCCGGCAAATGCTAAAACAAAGGGATTCCAACATTATGCCGGAAGGAAAAGAGGATTCTCGGGACAAAAGAAATAAAGATGGAGAAGCAGTGATGGCAGGCAACGGGCAGTGGGGTGGTCGATGGTGACTGGCCAATGTTCGCCGATTTTCGGAGGGGTTTGGAATGTTTTGGGGCGGGGAATGGAGAAGAGAAGGGTGAGAGGAGGCCGGTGGTGTCAAATTTTCGGAGTTTGGAGTGGTGAGCGGCAGTTAGGGTTTCAGTTAAGCTTAGATTTATGGAGATTGCGAGGGGTTATGGGGATTTGGGGTTCAGATTCATGGAGAGGAGGTTAGGAGGAAGAAGTGGTGAAATTTTAGGGtggtttggaggtggtccgccggAGGTAGAGATTTTCGATCGGCGGAGATGGGTGGCGGACGGTGGAGGCGGCAGAGAggagaaagagaagagagaagaagaagaaagggggaGAGTAATAAGAGAAATGAGGCAaattttttgggattttaggcTTTATATACCTAGGGTAGAGAGTGAATGAAAGATGTTGGATCAAGATGAAATGGATGGGTAGAATTTGATCTTAGTAAACTAACAAAACTACGTAGTTTTGAAGTCTTCTAGGCCAAAGCATATGGACCAAGTCTTGGGCTGTTGGGCCACCGGTTTTGGTCCaatatttgggccaattttggctTTAAAAATGATTAAACCCAATCCCCTAACCCTCATCAAATTATTTAACATAATCTAATTTAAAAGCCTAAAAATACACATATAAGAATTCTAAAATTTATAATGTAAAGAAAAAGTCAAGAgcaaaaattaggcatttacaagtgcccctctttgctcgagaacatggagagttttcgtgcaaagaaaagtAAATGCCATGGCTGATTTTTGCTCAAATATCACTCCACtgaaagcatttttgaaaaaatggtGACCGGACCTTGCCTTCGAGGTTGCCTACaaatccttggctataaaggaaccATATCAGTGTAGTTCTAAGAAaatttggtagttgggactaccgaaCACTAGAGTTAAGACTGCTTGATGCTGTTGTTGTCACTGTTACTCGCTTCttacatcaaaagaaaaagagaagagcacTACATATGCCTGCAAGCTaagagttacaaaattcctatctatgtgTCTTGTTGATCCAAATCTTTATTCTTGACCTGTTCGCTTGtgttgaccttagattggatcTTGATGCTATTTGAAGTAAAGATTATGGCTCGTTCTCGATTGCTTGCTTTCCGGATCAGAATTTGATAAAATGAATATTGAGAAGTTGGGCTTGCTGACACATTATCAAAGCTAAACTCCAACTATCTTGTGATCGAAAGACTTCTTTCTTCTGATGAGAAACTGAAACTGCAAGCTTTAATCGTCACTTGTGCTATACAGCAGAGCCTGCAAAGCCATCAAAGAAGAACAAAACGAACAAAAATTGTCTGCCCCAGTTTAGCACTAGAAAAATATTGTGAGCTATTAAAGAAAGCTATAAACTATCTAATTTATTGAAATGAAGACAGAGGAAGTAGTACAAACTAGCTATGTGAGGATATACAACCACGAGGGGTAGTACCTTATGTTACCAAAGCAATAGATTTAGAGGATGGTAACCTGTATTACTAGGAAGGAAATAAAACTAGGGGTTGGTGCCCTGTATTATTGATAAAGTACTGAATCcctctaggcgaaacggttctacctgagttaagctacgcaaaacaacctgagtgaagagtactttTACCTggactatgagctggatccccctaggcgaaacggttctacctgagttaagctacgtaaaacaccctaagtaaagagtacttctaccctaaactatgagctggattccCCTAGGaaaaacggttctacctgagttaagctacgtaaaacatcCTGAGCGAAGAGTACCTCTACTCGGAATagtgagctggatccccctaggcgaaatggctctacctgagttaagctacgtaaaacatcCTGAGCGAATGgtacttctactcggaactatgagctggatccccctaggtgaaatggctctacctgagttaagctatgtaaaacatcctgagcgaagagtacttctactcggaactatgagctggatccccctaggcgaaaggattctacctgagttaagatACAAAAATGggaggtgtgaacaatagtgatgcatgctcaaaataaaagaaatggagatattaatgagcttacgtttggtgacattcGTTCTTTTAGAATCGTCATTCTACACTGCTTTGTTCTagcttcaaacaaagaaaaatttgtgagttttcaaagtggtggttagtttgtggcgtTGATGCCTTGATGCCTTGAGTAGTTTGATTCATGGCCACTGTTGTCGAAGAACCGATTCTGTCAGTGTGGTACCGAGATGCTCGGCTGCTCTATATCATTTTCTAGAGACCTTGGCTTTCCAATGTTGCCCCCAACTTTTTCATACCCAGATGACCATGGTACCGCTACCCTTGTCTTTAAGGAAAGgcttttttctttaaaatcaaactCAGTTTTCTTGCACCCAGTATTAGTTTGTGTCCGTAGTGCTTATCAACTTTTCTCATGAAGCAGGTCTTGCTTAGGCgacctttttattttctttgagaCACTTTATTCGTCTTATCAAATGAGATCATAGATGGATTCGTGCCTTCGTCAATGCCATATATGCCCTAAATTGTGCTCGATATTACGAGGAAACTATAGCCAGTTTTGCAGCCCTTTCTTTGCTTTGATTTTGATGCaggattagaccgaaagggactcaaagaaaaattatgggtaaaatagaatggcgatgcatgattttaaattgttcgcatacctctttcatcaaatgactatttagattggttgcattgtcagtgataatggtctttgggataccaaagcgaCAGATGATGTTGGAATGAACaaagtctaccactgctttcttggtgactgctTTGAAAGTGATGGCCTCCACCCCCTTAGTGAAgtaatcaattgcaaccaaaatgaatctatgcccatttgaagcctttggctcgattggcccaataacatccattccccaagcaacgaaaggccaaggAGAGGACATAGGATGCAACTCCGAAGGAGGCGAGTGAATCAGGTCACCGTGAATTTGGCATTGGTAACACTTGGGAACAAAATtgaagcaatctcgctccatagtaaaCCAATAATACCCTGCACgcagaatcttcttcgccaaagcatatccattcatgtgaggtccggATACCCCCGAATGCACTTCGCTCATGATCTGCTCCGCTTCAGCGGCATCTATGAATCTCAACAAATTTAAAtctggggtcctcttgtacagaaTTTTCCCATTTAGGAAGAAACCACTGGCAAGCTGCCTTATAtttcttttttgatctcctttggcatgttctggatattctcttgttttcaggAATCGTTTTATGTCATGATATCATGGTTCACCATCTGGTTCTGTCTCAATtgtattgcagtaaccgtgtttATTCCGAACTTGGATTTCTAGTGGATCAATATGAGTGTTGCCTGGATAAGGGAGCATCGAGGCTAAAGTTGCCAAGGCATCGACTAGCTCGTTGTGAAACTTAGGAATGTACGTAAACTCAATAGATTTGAATCTTTTGTTCAAGTCTTGCACACATTGTctgtatggaataagcttgaTGTCTCGAGTCTTCCATTCGCCCTGGGCTTGCCAGATaagcaagtcagaatctcccataaccaATAGTTCATGCACATCAAGATCAATGGCCATTTTCAGACCCATGATACAAgcttcgtattcagccatattattggtacaGAAGAACCGATGTCGGGCCATTAGAGGGTAATGATGTCCAATAGGTGAGATAAGGATTGCCCCGATACCAACTCCTTTGATATTGACAGCcccatcaaaatacattttccataCAGGGTTATCGTTTTGAACTGCTTCCTCTATTGAGTTGacctcttcatctgggaagtatgtgctaagtggaatgtactcatcatcaactggattctctaCCAAATGATCTGCCAAAGTCTGTGCTTTCATCAtggtgcgagtgacatagacaatgtcgaactctgtgagcaggatttgccattttacGAGCCTTCCAGTGGGCATTGGCTTtagaaagatgtacttcaaaggatccattctggatatgaggtaagtatTGTAGGCCAAAAGATAATGTCTCACCTTCTGAGCGATCCAAGTCAA
This sequence is a window from Nicotiana sylvestris chromosome 3, ASM39365v2, whole genome shotgun sequence. Protein-coding genes within it:
- the LOC138887724 gene encoding uncharacterized protein — encoded protein: MDNSFGCVLGQHDVAGKKEQAIYYLCKKFTNYESKYTLLERTCCTLTWIAQKVRHYLLAYNTYLISRMDPLKYIFLKPMPTGRLVKWQILLTEFDIVYVTRTMMKAQTLADHLVENPVDDEYIPLSTYFPDEEVNSIEEAVQNDNPVWKMYFDGAVNIKGVGIGAILISPIGHHYPLMARHRFFCTNNMAEYEACIMGLKMAIDLDVHELLVMGDSDLLIWQAQGEWKTRDIKLIPYRQCVQDLNKRFKSIEFTYIPKFHNELVDALATLASMLPYPGNTHIDPLEIQVRNKHGYCNTIETEPDGEP